DNA from Mesorhizobium sp. B2-1-1:
CGCGCCGCTGCGTTCGACGCCTATCCGCGCGGTGGTGCTGACCAATGCCGATGTCGATCATATCGCCGGACTGCTCAGCCTGCGCGAGCGGCAGCCTTTCGCCATCTATGCAACGGCGCAGGTTCTGGCGACGCTGGAGGCGAATTCGATTTTCAACGTTCTCGATCCGGCGGTCGTGCCGCGGCGCATCCTGCCGACAGCGAAAGAATTGGTCATCTGCGATGCGGAAGGCAGCGAGACCGGCGTGATGATCGAGAGCTTTCCGGTGCCTGGAAAGATAGCACTCTATCTGGAGGACAAAGACCATCCGGATGCCAATTTCAGCTCCGACGCCGGTGACACGATTGGAGTCCGAATTGCGGGTATCGGCAGCCGCGATTCTGTCTTCTACATCCCGGGCTGCGCGCGCATCGATGCGACGCTGCGCGCGCGTCTTTGCGATGCAGCCTGTCTTCTGTTCGACGGCACTGTCTACACCGACGACGAGATGATCGTCGCCGGCGTCGGTCAGAAAACCGGCGCGCGCATGGGGCATCTGGCGATTTCGGGAGACGCGGGTTCGATCGCCAGCCTGGCCGATGTGAGGCTGGGCCGCCGCGTCTTCGTCCATATCAACAACACCAATCCGATCCTTGACGAGAATTCGGCCGAACACGCGGCGGTCAAGGCGGCAGGCTGGGAAGTCGCAGGCGACGGCATGGAGATGGAATTTTGAACGATTTCCGCGATGCGGCCAAAGGCGGCCTGTCCACGAGCGATCTCGAAGCCGTGCTGAGGCAGGTCGGCGCCGAGCGCTACCACAATCATCATCCCTTCCATCACAGGATGACCAGCGGCGCGCTGTCGAAGGCCGAGATGAAGGCCTGGGCGCTGAACCGTTATTGCTACCAGGCTGTCATCCCGCGCAAGGATGCCATGATCCTCGCACATGCCGAGGATCCGGCGTTTCGCGCCGCCTGGCGCAAACGTATCGAAGACCATGATGGCGAGGACGGCTGGAGCGGCGGTATCGCGCGCTGGCTGCATCTGGCAACCTCACTCGGTCTGGACGCCGAGGCCGTGAAGAGCGAAACGCTGGCACTGCCGGCGACACGGTTCGCCGTGGGGGCCTACCTCTCCTTTTGCACCAACCGGACGCTGTTCGAGGCGGTCGCGTCGTCGCTGACCGAGATGTTCTCACCGCTTATCATCGGCGAGCGCGTACCGGCGATGCTGGCCAAATACGATTATATCACCGAGGATACGCTGGCCTATTTCAAGCAACGGCCCGAACAAGCCTCGCGCGACGCCGACTTCGCCCTTACCTACGTGCTCAGCCATGCTGATACGGCGGAACGCCAGCAGCAGGCAATAGATGCGCTGGTGTTCAAATGCGATATACTCTGGGCCATGCTTGATGCGCTTCAACACGCCTATGGCGAGCCGGGAAACATACCGCCCGGCGCCTTCCGCCCCGAGGCAGCCCCATGATGCTGCGCGAAAGAGCCTTGGTGTCGCTGCGATCGATACCCTTCCTGCCGAAGCACGTGCGCATACAGTACGATTCCGTGCGGCAGGCGTTCGCCGTGCTTTCACCGGAGAGAATATTCTGGCCGAACGATATCAGCCTCGACATATTGCGGCGCTGCGACGGACGGTCCACGGTCGGCGAAATCATCGCCGGCCTTGCCACGGATTATGAGGCCGAGGAGGAGGCCGTGGCGGCCGACGTCATCGCCTTCCTGCAAGAGTGGTCGGACAAGCTGCTGGTGAAGCTATGAACACGCCCCTCCTCCCTCCTATCGGCATGCTGGCGGAACTGACACATCGCTGCCCGCTGCAATGTCCTTATTGCTCCAACCCGCTCGAATTGCAGAAGGCCAATCGCGAACTCGACACACAGACCTGGCTCAGCCTGTTCTCGGAGGCCGCCGATCTCGGTGTTCTGCAGGTGCATCTGTCAGGCGGTGAGCCGACGCTGCGCCGCGACCTCGAGCAATTGATCGCCGGACTTTCAGCGCGCGGCGTCTATACAAATCTGATTACCGCGGGCGTCGGCATCGCCGAAGGCCGCATCGAAGCATTTGCCGAAGCCGGGCTCGACCATCTGCAATTGAGCTTTCAGGGCGCACGGCCTGAGACCACCGAACGCATCGGCAACCACAAAGGCAGCCACGACAAGAAGCTGGAGACGGCACGCCGCGCGCGAGCTGCCGGCTTGCCTCTCACCATCAACGCGCCGATCCATCGCCATAACATCGAGGAGGTACCGGAGTTCATCGATCTTGCCCTTTCGCTGGACGCGGAGAGGCTCGAGATCGCCAACGTCCAGTACGCTGGCTGGGCTTTGATCAATCGCGATCAGCTGATGCCCGAGCGTGCAGCAGTCGACCGGCAGGCGGAAATCGTTGCGGAAGCACGCGAGCGGCTGGCCGGCATTATCAACATCGATTTCGTGACACCAGACTATTTCGCCATCTACCCCAAACCGTGCATGGGTGGCTGGGCGCGTGACGCGTTCATGGTGGCGCCTGACGGCACCGTGCTGCCGTGCCATGCCGCGCAGACGATCCCGTCGCTCAGCTTCGAGCGTTTCAAACCACACACCCTCTCCTCGATCTGGGCCGATTCGCCGGCGTTCAATGCCTTCCGCGGCACGGACTGGATGCAGGAACCCTGTCGCGGCTGTGAACGACGCGAGATCGACTGGGGCGGTTGCCGCTGCCAGGCGATGGTGATCGCCGGCGATGCCGCCGCAACGGATCCGGCTTGCGCGAAGTCGCCGATCCACGCGCGCATGGCGATGCTGATCGACGAAGCCAAGCGTACCGCGACAGTTCCTTCGGAGGACGAACCATTCACCTACCGGCGTATCGGCGTCGTGACCGAGCCCGCCTGACAGGTTCTTTCATTCCGCCGTATTCTCGCGCTCGCGCACTGCGTCGGCGAAAGCCAGGGCATCGCGATTGATCCCGACATTGTGCACACGAAAAATCGAAGCACCCTTCAACCGCAGGATGACGCTGGTTGCAGCTGTGCCAACGTCCCGCCCTTCGTCGCTTTCGCCGACCAGGTGATGGGCAAGCCGCTTGCGCGAGGTGCCGACGAGCCATGGAAAACCAAGAGCGCGCAGTTCGCCGAAGCGAGCCATGAGTTCAAGGTTCTCCTCTCCGCTCTTGGCGAAAGCGAAGCCTGGGTCCAGCACGATGCAGTCGTCCGGAATGCCGGCGTTGCGAGCGATCTCCAGCGATCTGTTCAGGAACAGGAACTGGTCGGCGATTACATCGGCCAATTTTTCCCGGTCGCGCCCGGTGTGCATGATGACGAGGCCAGCGCCGGCTTCCGCTGCGACGTGCGCAATGTCGGGTTCGCGCTGCAGGCCGTGTACGTCGTTGACGATATGTGCACCCGCCGCGACCGCGAGACGCGCCGTCTCGGCCCGATAGGTGTCAACCGAAACGATGCAGTCGCCGTCCGACGACAGCGCCTCGATGATCGGGAGGATACGCGATTGTTCCTCAAGCGCCGAAACGCTGCCGGCGCCGGGCCTGGTGGACTCGCCCCCGACATCAATGATCGCCGCGCCCTCGCCGATCATACGCCGTGCCTGTTCGAGTGCCCGCTCCGGCCGATCGAATTCTCCACCGTCGGAAAAACTGTCCGGCGTAACGTTCAAGATCCCCATCAGCAACGATCTCGCACCAAGATCGAGATACCGTCCATGAGCAAGTTGCCAACGGTTCATCGGGCGAGCGCGGCGAGCATCGACGCCACGCCTCCCTGGTGATCGCTCGGACATAGTCTGCCGGGTGCATTCTCGCGAGGGATGCTGAGCTCCATGCCACGCAATACCGCAGTTGGTGTCGTGGTCATCGTCATTGTGGAATTCGCGTCGTATTCGATCTTTCGGTCGCCCAGGCTATCATAACCCCACAGTGCGAGAAGCGAATGTTCGGGCGCCGCAGGGTGTGCGAAAGCCGCCGAGGAAGGAACCACGGAGATGGCAATGGCAATTTCGATTTTCGGCTGGTGTCGTCAGTTCGGGCCAGAGATTAACGGAGCCATCGCTGCATAGGTGTCTGCCTCAATGAGTATGGACGGATTCACTCATGCGCAATATGTATGAGGATTAAGCCTGCCGTGGCGCTCACATTTTGCCCGCATCGCTAAGGCAAGTAATGCTCGTTCAATGACGCTGCTAACGCCGCCCGCCTAAGTGTCGATATCAGGGGATCTGGTCAATGACCGACAACAAGTCAGACGTTACCAAGGATTGGCAAGCGACGCAGGGCCAGAAGTCCTCCGCCACGCGTCTTCGTCTTTTCGCCGCACTCTCGTGGATCGTCGCCATTGGCGGCGAAATCTACGGGATTATGCTGCTTCGCCAGAACAAATTCGATCAGGCACACCTGCCGCTGATCATCGGCCTTCTG
Protein-coding regions in this window:
- the pqqB gene encoding pyrroloquinoline quinone biosynthesis protein PqqB — translated: MHLRIIGSAAGGGFPQWNCNYRLSRAARSGMAGVHSRTQSSVIASTDGVGWVLFNASPDIRQQIAATPELQPARDAPLRSTPIRAVVLTNADVDHIAGLLSLRERQPFAIYATAQVLATLEANSIFNVLDPAVVPRRILPTAKELVICDAEGSETGVMIESFPVPGKIALYLEDKDHPDANFSSDAGDTIGVRIAGIGSRDSVFYIPGCARIDATLRARLCDAACLLFDGTVYTDDEMIVAGVGQKTGARMGHLAISGDAGSIASLADVRLGRRVFVHINNTNPILDENSAEHAAVKAAGWEVAGDGMEMEF
- the pqqC gene encoding pyrroloquinoline-quinone synthase PqqC, which gives rise to MNDFRDAAKGGLSTSDLEAVLRQVGAERYHNHHPFHHRMTSGALSKAEMKAWALNRYCYQAVIPRKDAMILAHAEDPAFRAAWRKRIEDHDGEDGWSGGIARWLHLATSLGLDAEAVKSETLALPATRFAVGAYLSFCTNRTLFEAVASSLTEMFSPLIIGERVPAMLAKYDYITEDTLAYFKQRPEQASRDADFALTYVLSHADTAERQQQAIDALVFKCDILWAMLDALQHAYGEPGNIPPGAFRPEAAP
- the pqqD gene encoding pyrroloquinoline quinone biosynthesis peptide chaperone PqqD → MMLRERALVSLRSIPFLPKHVRIQYDSVRQAFAVLSPERIFWPNDISLDILRRCDGRSTVGEIIAGLATDYEAEEEAVAADVIAFLQEWSDKLLVKL
- the pqqE gene encoding pyrroloquinoline quinone biosynthesis protein PqqE, whose protein sequence is MNTPLLPPIGMLAELTHRCPLQCPYCSNPLELQKANRELDTQTWLSLFSEAADLGVLQVHLSGGEPTLRRDLEQLIAGLSARGVYTNLITAGVGIAEGRIEAFAEAGLDHLQLSFQGARPETTERIGNHKGSHDKKLETARRARAAGLPLTINAPIHRHNIEEVPEFIDLALSLDAERLEIANVQYAGWALINRDQLMPERAAVDRQAEIVAEARERLAGIINIDFVTPDYFAIYPKPCMGGWARDAFMVAPDGTVLPCHAAQTIPSLSFERFKPHTLSSIWADSPAFNAFRGTDWMQEPCRGCERREIDWGGCRCQAMVIAGDAAATDPACAKSPIHARMAMLIDEAKRTATVPSEDEPFTYRRIGVVTEPA
- the folP gene encoding dihydropteroate synthase, which encodes MGILNVTPDSFSDGGEFDRPERALEQARRMIGEGAAIIDVGGESTRPGAGSVSALEEQSRILPIIEALSSDGDCIVSVDTYRAETARLAVAAGAHIVNDVHGLQREPDIAHVAAEAGAGLVIMHTGRDREKLADVIADQFLFLNRSLEIARNAGIPDDCIVLDPGFAFAKSGEENLELMARFGELRALGFPWLVGTSRKRLAHHLVGESDEGRDVGTAATSVILRLKGASIFRVHNVGINRDALAFADAVRERENTAE